The Heliomicrobium gestii genome segment CACGGTCTGCCCCTCGGCGACACGGAGTTCTGTGACGCGTCCGGCGATCTCCGGTTGGACAGGCACCATCGTTCCCTCAATGGTCCCCGAATAGACCTCCTTGGCCTTCCCGAAGAAGCGACCGAAAACACCGGCATCCCCCTGGGCCGTTGTGGCAACGCTAAATATCAACCCAACCGCTGCCATGGCGATGAAACCGCCAGCGATGATCTTTGCCCTTCCGTTCATGGTTCAATCCCCCTTCTCCTTCGCCCCTATCCCGTTCCAGTCCGATTCAATCGGTCTGCTTCTGTTGCCCCCGAATGCCGCCCTCCATCGCCCTCCGGCGACTCAGGGCGGTGTCCCGTCTCCACTGCCGGATGGTTGCAAGGAGCCATGCAAAAAGAGGTCGATCATGTCGGCCAACTCCTTCTGCCGATCTTCACCGGCCACCCGTTCCGGCAGCAGGAATGGGCTGAGGGTGTAGGCCATCAGCATCCCAAACCAGCAACGCGCCAGCGTCCAGGGACGAAAATCCCGCCGGATCTCCCCCTTCTGCTGCCGTTGCTCGATAAAGCGCAGGAAGACGTCTTGACTCTTGTAGGCCACTTCCCGGATAAAGATCTCCCGCAACTCCGGATGGTACTGCGATTCCGTGATGATCAGGCGAATCAGCTTTTCGTTGCTCCAGATGAACTGCTGCCGTTCTTCACTGATCAGCACCAGCACCTCCCGCAAAGGGAGGTTTTCATTGTTCAGCAGCAACTGCCGGATCGAGTTGACGCTGTTGGGCGCCATGGTATTGCGGATCAGCGGAACAAGCAAGGCCA includes the following:
- a CDS encoding TetR/AcrR family transcriptional regulator; translation: MDDNLILPRLTDKQWNIAEAALRVFTEKGFSAATTSEIAREAGISEGTIFRHFKTKKEILLALLVPLIRNTMAPNSVNSIRQLLLNNENLPLREVLVLISEERQQFIWSNEKLIRLIITESQYHPELREIFIREVAYKSQDVFLRFIEQRQQKGEIRRDFRPWTLARCWFGMLMAYTLSPFLLPERVAGEDRQKELADMIDLFLHGSLQPSGSGDGTPP